TAACGATGATTAAAATACCAAGCATCAGAATGATAATTATTATAAAAAAAAGTTTTGCAATACTTCTTACCAGATGTTTGTTTTTAATGATATTTATTTTAACCGTATATGTATAAGGTTTACCTTCGATAAAAATAGGACTATTAAGCTCACGAAAGGGTTGTTTTTCTTCTTCTATTTGGACATAATAGATTTTAGTAAAATAAGTATCTTTTGTAACTCTGTGTGATGGTATTAGAATTTCATTTTTGTTATATTTATTCCACAGAGAAACATCCGAAATTTTAAAAGTAGGGAGTTGGTATTTTACAAATTCCTTTTTGTGGTTTTCTATAAATTCATCTGTTTCTTCAATATAAAAATAATTGGTAATATAATAGAAAATAAGCCCTGAAATTAACAACACTATGGCTGAGAAAAGCAAGAATTGATTTGTAGTTTTTTGTAGTAATTTTTTAGTCATCTTCCCATTTATATCCTAAACCATAAATTGTCTTGATGTAGTCACCGCTTCCCGCAGTATTCAGTTTCTTTTTTAAATTTTTGATATGTGCATATATAAAATCGTGATTGTCGAGCATATCAGCCATATCGCCCGAAAGATGTTCTGCAATAGCTCCTTTTGATAAAACTTTATTATTGTTGCCAATTAAAAACAGCAGTAAATCTATTTCTTTTTTGGTTAAATCTAGTTTTTTGTTATTGATAGTTACTGTTTTTGATAAAATATCAATATTGATTTCATTGAAAATAACATTGTTGTTTCCTTTGAAATTCTTTCTTCGAATAAGTGCCTGCATTCGAACTAAGAGTTCTGATAGATGAAATGGTTTAGTTAGAAAATCATCTGCACCGAGATTGAAACCCTCAATACGACTATCAAGAGTTTCTTTTGCAGATATAATGATGACACCTTCTGTTTTGTTTTTGTTTTTTAATTCCTTTAAAATATCGAAACCATCACCATCAGGCAGCATTAAGTCTAATAATATACAATCGTAGTTGTAGTTATCTATTTTATCAAGTGCCAGTGCATAATTTTCAGCTGTTTCACATTGAATGCCGTTAGTCTTAAAGTAGTCTTTAATACTTTTTGCAATTTCTTGCTCATCTTCTATGATTAAAATTTTCATAGTGCAATTTAATGATTCAAATTTGAATGAAATTTGAATTTTTTATTTTAAACTGTAAAATAATTAGTTTTAATTACAACTTCTTTCTTTTGAATTTGTTTGTTAAGGAATAATCAATTTATATTTATTCAGGATTTATTCAGATTTAAAATTTAGTTTTGCGTCATAAACTAAATTATGCGTTACTTTTTTTTTATTTCTATACTTTTTTTATCCCTTATTTCAACAGCTCAAACTACCAAAAATAAAGGAAGTATTACTGCCAAGGTTATCGATTCACAAACAAGAGTTCCAATCGAAATGGCTATTGTGTCTATTTATAAGGCAGAGGAAAACAAACCTTTTAATGGAGTAACTACAGATCAAAAAGGGCATTTTACTTTTAATAATCTATCCGAAGGGACTTATCGAATTGGTATTGAATTTATTAGTTACAAAGTGTTTTTTATAGAAAAGGTTACTATTAATACTTCATCCAATAATTTAAATTTTGGAGAGGTTTTACTTGTTCCGATTGCTAATGAGTTAAGTGGTGTAACAGTTACTTCAAAAGCTGCTAGTGTACAAAGTAAGATAGATAAATTGGTTTATAATCCAGTTAATGACCTCAGTAGTCAGGGTGGAGTAGCCACTGATATATTGAAAAATGTACCAATGGTTAGTGTTGATATTGATGGAAAAGTTGAATTACAAGGAAGTCCTAATGTTCGGTTTTTAATTAATGGAAAACCTTCGAGTATTTTTGGAGCCAGTGTTTCGGATGCTTTACAGTCTATACCTGCCAGCCAGATTAAAAATATAGAAGTAATCACAAGCCCAGGAGCTAAATATGATGCTGCAGGAACAGGAGGAATTATCAATATTATCTTAAAAGAGAATAAGGTTCAGGGAATCAACAGTAGTGTTAATTTGTCGCTTGGCACCCGTTTAGAAAATGGTAGTTTTAATTTAAATGCTAAGAAAGGAAATTTTGGC
The Flavobacterium sp. 5 DNA segment above includes these coding regions:
- a CDS encoding response regulator transcription factor — its product is MKILIIEDEQEIAKSIKDYFKTNGIQCETAENYALALDKIDNYNYDCILLDLMLPDGDGFDILKELKNKNKTEGVIIISAKETLDSRIEGFNLGADDFLTKPFHLSELLVRMQALIRRKNFKGNNNVIFNEINIDILSKTVTINNKKLDLTKKEIDLLLFLIGNNNKVLSKGAIAEHLSGDMADMLDNHDFIYAHIKNLKKKLNTAGSGDYIKTIYGLGYKWEDD